A stretch of the Verrucomicrobiia bacterium genome encodes the following:
- a CDS encoding BCAM0308 family protein has translation MAESMAGRRDRLIHERVHDPYKSRHKPPEPSVCKVCHAVFRGGRWQRAEAWPLAAHQTLCQACQRTRDDYPAGVITLTGGFVSAHKDEILGLVRHHEQEENAEHVLHRIMRVEEGAAGLVILTTDLHLPRRIGEALRRAFKGELHLQYEDEGCFLRVNWRREA, from the coding sequence ATGGCCGAATCCATGGCAGGCCGCCGGGATCGTTTGATCCACGAGCGGGTTCATGACCCCTACAAGAGCCGGCACAAACCGCCCGAGCCAAGCGTGTGCAAGGTCTGCCACGCCGTCTTTCGCGGCGGCCGCTGGCAGCGCGCCGAAGCGTGGCCGCTGGCGGCGCATCAGACGCTGTGCCAGGCATGCCAGCGCACGCGCGACGATTATCCGGCCGGGGTGATCACCCTCACCGGCGGCTTTGTCAGCGCACACAAGGATGAGATCCTTGGCCTGGTCCGGCATCACGAGCAGGAGGAAAACGCGGAGCATGTGCTGCATCGCATCATGCGGGTGGAGGAGGGCGCCGCCGGTCTGGTGATTCTGACGACGGACCTGCATCTGCCCCGCCGGATTGGCGAGGCCCTGCGGCGCGCGTTCAAAGGCGAACTGCACCTGCAATACGAGGACGAAGGTTGTTTCCTGCGGGTGAACTGGCGGCGTGAGGCGTGA